Part of the Halodesulfovibrio aestuarii DSM 17919 = ATCC 29578 genome, TCACATGACAGCTTCTTCAACCTGCCTACCACAAGGTCCCCATGTACCTCTACCCGAAAATCGAAATGCTCCAGAACCGTTGCAATAAACTGCGCCCTTCGGGAGCGGCGGACGAATTCGGTAACACCGCCCAGAAACCGGAAATAAATGTAGTTATCATTTATGATATCAGAAATATAGGCATCGATGATGTTAAAATGATACCCCAACCGCATGTTGATGTTCATATAGTGCTTCAACACCACCGCGAGATTGCGCCCCACCTCGTCCGGACTGGCAAGCAATGTAGGAAACGTACGCGTGAAGCTGGACATAAAGCTGCCCAGATTCACTGAAACAGGATCCATGCACCACATGTCTGCGCATTCCATACCCTTAAGAAATTCCTGTAGAGGGATAGAAGCAATTTGCTCTGGAGTAGCAGTACGAACCTCAGGCCGGCAAGTGGTTCCCTCTCCCGCATCAATAAGCATAAGCCCCAAAGGATACTTTGTTTCCAACCTCTTAGGGGCGGAAAGATGCTGCACTTCCTGCCGCTCGCTGAGTCGAATGAGGTACTCAACGGCCTTTTCATGAATATAACGGGTAATATCGTGGTATGTACGGCAAGCGGAAGGTTTAAAGTTTTCCGCATGCGGGTCGAGCAAGTTCAATGGACTGGTATGCTTAATAACTCTTCGTAATAGACGATATTCATAAGAGTCTTCAAACACATCTTCTTCTGTCAGTGTAAAGCGATCCAAAGCGCAGATGCTGCCACGATACGCCACATTCTGTGTAGCATCGAGAGTGATTTCATCACCCGAGCGAAGCAAGGATGTGGCTACCTCAGTATTGACGACAGTTGGAACCCTGTATTCACGGGCAATGGTAGCCATATGCCCCGTTGGCGATCCCACATCGGTGATGATCCCCTGCGCCTTGTGCATCACACGCGAAAAACGTGGCGAAGTGTATCGGGACACCAGAATAGCCCCGTACGGGAATGTTGTCAGATCAGTGTTGTGATCGACCAGAAAAACTTTACCTACTGCCACACCGCGCTGTGCCACTACTCCTTTACCGGAAAAAACAATCTCAGCGTTGCGGGTCACGTCCTCAAGTTGCGGCTCAGAGTTCAACGGAGCGGCCCAAAAACGTAGAGGGCGCGACTGCAGAATCTGCAACGCCCCGCTAGCATCATAGCCCCATTCAATATCCTGCGGACGTTTGTAGTACCGTTCTATACTCATGGCGGCCTGTGCCAGATGCTCTAACTGCTCAAGCGTAAGGCTTGGGACCAAATGTAACCCTTCTGGAATATCCTTCCATTCCGTACCGCCTCCCGGTGCAAGCACAAGTCGCCTTTGCTTATCTGCTATGGACAAAGATCGCAAAGAATACGGAGCTGCCCTGTCCAGCACAAGAGTGTCCGAGGGAGCATCACCATCAACAACGGGAGAACAAAGTCCCCATACGGCGTTGGCTACCATGACACCATCAGCAACGTGCGGGGCATATGTATGCAACACGCCACCGACCACACTTTCCACCATCAACTGGCACCCCACCGCCATAGCTATTTCATGTTCATGAAAGCCTTTTACTAGGCGATATTTCCAAGCTTTATAGGAGTATGTACTAGCTATAACTTTACGGTAGGCATCCATTATCTGTCCGCGGGGCACATTCAGAACAGTTTCATACTGTCCGGCAAAGCTGGCATCGCCATCTTCACCCCACGCGCTGCTGCGCAAGGCTACACGGATATTCCGTATCCCCTGAGCCCGCGCCAAGTCATCCAAAGCAGCCAAGACCTGTGAGGTCAGGCTGCGTGGCAGGGGAGCGCTCATAATACGCTCTTGTATGGTGTCGGCAAGCTGTTCAAGAGCGGCTTCATCCTGCCCGTCCCACGCCTCTATACCCTCTCTGGCCAACGCAAGTAAGCCGTTCTGTTGCATAAAGTCATAGAACGCACGGGTGCTGATGACAAATCCGTCCGGTGTGGAAAGCCCCAGCCGGTTTCGGATATCTCCCATGTTGGACATTTTTCCGCCGGCCTGCTCACTCAGATCATGCCCAAGTTCTCGCAAAGGGAGAATGTAGCTTTTCCCTGAGGGAGCATGTGTTCCGTCCAATTCTTCCTGAATGGCCTGACGAATATGCTCAAAGGCCAGAAAGAGTTCGACGTTCTTACTCTGAGTCAAAATACTGAGATCGGAAATCAGCTTGAACACCATGTCATCAAGCTGCTCCGCCGTATCTAATATGTACTGACGATCAAAGACGTACTCGCCTCCCGACTTGTCTCCCATGTCAGCCATGAGTTCCAAGATGCGGTTGTTCCTTTCCAGAATACTCTGGAATTTTTTAAAATGCACTCCGAACGGAAGTACACGTTTTTTGGATCGCCAGGAGGCGAGAACGTCTTTGAATTTACGTAACATTAAGATTCCTTGTTAGTGAGCACCCTTGCTCTGGAAAACCATACCAATGATCAAGCCGCTGAATATAGCAATAATGGTTGCCAACACGCCATAAAGCAGAGAGTTGTCAAATGCCATGGAGCTAAGCCATTTCGGGAAACCTACCAAAGCAGCCTCTACAGGAGCTGTGTTTTTCCCGATTATGATGCCGTCACGAAGGACTGCGGCCTCCACAAGGTATTTTCCAGGAGAAAGCGCGGAAGGGATATGCAGCTTAGCCGTGTACGACTGCATGCCGTCAACAACTTTGCCAAACACAATACCACCTTCGGACTCATGGTACATACCGTCCTGTTCTTTCAACAGGATCAGTTCATGAGCAACGTCTATCTTAGGCAACTCGGTCGTCTTTTCCACTTCAACGGCATCCCGCAGTCCTTCCAGACGGTAGGAAGCAACAGCAGCCCCGAGCTGGTCAAAAGGACGACTTGAATCCACAAGACAAACGTTAGGGACGTTTTTAACGGCAACTTTTCCTACGTTCATCCAAAGCAGACCGAAAAGTTTGCCTTTTTCACGCAGATGCATGTCGGCAGGAGGGCCGGTAAAACGCAAAACAACGTCACTGCCTTCCGGTACGGTACCATGAACGGTAAGATCTATACCGTCATACTGTGCCCCCATAGCAATAGATTCTGGAGCAGCCTTTATAGCACTGATGTCTGTTTCTGCATGTGCAGGCACGGAAACAGCACTCACGACAAACAAACAGAATGCTGCCATTGCAAGGCGAAAGAAGGTAACAGTCTTCATATTAATGACCTCCCATGTATGCCAACAGCACGTCAGGACGAGCCAGCAGGTCGTACAGCATCTTTACCATCACAACAAGAACCAACGAGGCGAGACAAATCTTAAGCTGTTCGCCACCCAATTTTTTGCCTACCTTGGTACCAACCTGTGCCCCGATAGAGGAGCCGAGCAGAAGCAAAAGCGCCAGCACGAAGTCTACAGTATGGTTTTGCCATGATTGCATGATAGTAACGTTCACGCAGGTAAAGAGGATCTGGAACAGACTTGTACCAACAACTACATGCATCGGCATACGTAGCAAATAAACCATAACCGGCACCATAATGAATCCGCCGCCCACACCCATAATTGCAGCGAGAACACCTACAAGCACACCGAGTAACAACGGCATAAGCACCGATAACTGTACTCCGGAACGCGGAAAGTCCATCTGGAACGGCAAGGCGCCTATCGCCCGCGCATAACGTGATTCCTGTTTAGGTGCTTCCTCCACCTTGGTAGCTGTTGGCTTACGCATAGCTTGCAGGCTTTCCAAAAACATGAAACCGCCAACAAACCCGAGCATCAGCACGTACGTGATGCTAATAAGAAAATCGGCATTGCCGAGTTGACGCAGGATCTTGATGAGCTGCACCCCGAGACTGCCGCCGCCGACACCACCTAGAAGCAGCAGCATGCCCATTTTAAAATCCACATTGCCCAGCTTAAAGTGAGCAAAAGTACCGGATGTGGATGCACCCACAATCTGGTTGGAGTCCGACGCCGCTGCCACGGTCGGCGGAATGCCAAGCATAATAAGAAGCGGTGTCATCAAAAAGCCGCCTCCGACACCAAAAATGCCGGAAAGCAAACCAACCACGCCGCCAAGCCCAAGAATTGCGAGACAATTCACGCTATTGCCCGCTATGGGAAGATATAGATTTAAATCCAGACTCATATAACCTCTCCTACAATTCGTTATACGCCTTTTTTAGGGACCAAGATCTCCACTCTGCACGAAACCCGATGCCGGATTGAATGCAACGTGGAGTAGTATCTCTCTGGTGATCGCGCATCTTCTTCAGGTATTTCATGCACCAACAAAGAGATCTTGTTATTATTAATGAATTCAATGACTTCATTATCGTAACTACCCTCAGCCAAGAAATAGTTGATGCAAATACCTTCTGACTTTGCCGCTTCGATGTTCAGCCCAAGACGTACACGTACATCTTCCTCCACCTGCTGTTCCGCACGCGAAAGCGCACGTTCTACAGGCGGGACTACGAGCAGGACATTAAGCTTCACATCCATGCGTTTTGCCAGTGCACATGCTCTGGATAGAGCTCCCCAAGCCCCGTGTTTTCCATCAATTGCGACAAGTATACTTTCCATGAGAGTCCTCTACGGATAGTGCATAGCAATGAAGATGCCGAAATAAGATGTACTTTTTTATTTAAATAATTCAGACAGATAAGAGTATGGGCAGATTTTTAAAATATATTTTATTTCATTTTGAAACAAAAAAAGGGTATCCTAAACACCTCATGTTTCATTTTGAAATACAAATATCCTCGCTGTCGCAATTATGGAGACTGAGATGGAAGTGAAAGAATCTATTAGCGGATCAAATCTGGGACGATGGATTGTCCAGCATACACGGCTGGACTCCATCAAAGGGAAAATCTTTGTCATCTTTATTATGACGTTCCTTTTCATTGGAGGCCTCTCCGCCCTGCATTTTTGGAACCTGGATACCGTCAAAGAGCGCATGATCCTTAGTCAACAGTACGACGACCTTCTGAATAACATTCTTGAACTCCGACGCATGGAGAAAAATTTCTTCATTTACGGAGGCAGAGAAAGCCTGAAAGAATCACGTCAGTACATCGAGCATATAAATAAACTGGTAGACAGTCTGGCGGATGACTTACCAGTCCTTGTAGGTCAGAAAGTTTTTCTTCGTTTCCAATCCACGCTAAACAGGTACAACAAGCAGGTGGAACTAGTCCTCAGTGGAGAGCCCCTCACTCGCAAGGCGCTACGGGTTCTAGGGAAAGAACTTACGGACTCTGCTGAACAATTCCGCCACATCAAGCGGGAACGTATACATAAAGCCATCTCTCGCTCATCTATCCTGCCTTTCGCTTTTCTTGGCATTTTCCTGTTCCTTATGATTCTCGTCATCAAGATTATCGCTCTGGGACTATTACGCCCACTGGATGTAGTAAAAGCCACCACTCAACAAGTTGCACGGGGGGACTTCAGCCCCATCCGTTATAAAGGCAAACGTCTCGAAGAAATTTATGCCCTGATCGAAGCCTTCAACCGTATGGCGCAAGAATTAGAAACGAATCATGAAGATCTGGTTCAGACGCGCAAAATCGCGGCTATAGGCACGCTTACAGCCGGAGTTGCACACGAGTTGAACAACCCGATCAACAACATCTCGCTAACAGCGGAAGCTTTTGGTGAAATATACGGCGATGCCGTAGACGAGGAAGGACAGGACATGTTGCGCGACATTCTGAGCCAGACAGCCCGCGCGGCAGATATCGTAAAGAATTTACTGGACTTCTCCCGGACGGAAAGGCCTGTTTTTGCCCATCTCGCCCCGGCAAATGTCATGGACAGTTCCATTGCGCTAGTGAAAAATCAATTCCGTATCGCCGGAGTATATCTGGAAACGTCCATTACCGACGATCTTCCACCTATTGCGGGCAATCTACGCAACCTGCAACAAGTATTTACAAACCTGTTGCTCAATGCCGTTCAGGCAAGCCCTCAGGAAGGTACAGTTAAAGTCTGCGTTGAGCTCGCAGACGATCAACAACATATTCGCTTTTCTGTTAAAGACAGCGGCCCCGGCATCGCTCCTGAAATCCGGCAACAGATTTTCGAACCCTTTTTCTCCACAAAGCAAGTTGGGAAAGGTACAGGACTGGGGTTAGCCGTCAGCTTCTCAATCATCAAGCGCCACTACGGACGCATTGATGTGAAAGGCAAAGAAGGGGAAGGCGCTGAATTTATAGTCTTACTCCCCTGTGTTTCAGAACAAAACAATGTGTTCAGTAACAGTTTAAGGAGTAAAGCCTGATGCTGCGTGTCGCTATTGTTGATGATGAAGAAATAGTATGTAAACGACTTAGTCTGGTTCTTGGACGTGAAGACTTTGAAGTGGAGGCATTCATTATGGCGCGTTCCTTTTTGGAACGTGCAGTGCAGCAGCCCTTTGACATCGTCTTTTTGGACATGCGGTTGCCCGACCAAAATGGTCTGGAGGTGCTCTCACGCATTAAGTCGCTGCATCAGCAGACAGAAGTGATTATCGTAACCGGACACGGATGTATGGAGACGGCTATTGAGGCCATCCGTAATGGCGCCTATCATTATATTACGAAACCGGTAAACCTGACCGAAATACGACTGCTGGCAAAACAGGTACAGGACAAAATTTCCATGCGTCTGGAAAATATAAGGCTGCGTGAAACACTCAAAGGAGATTCCGGCCTTACGTCAATCATCGGGAACAGCCCTGCCATCCAAAAACTGTTTACGTTAATCCGCAAAGTGGCTCCCGTGGACTGCAACGTGCTCATTCAAGGAGGCAGCGGCACCGGCAAGGCGCTAGTCGCCCGTGCAATCCATCAGCTCAGTCCTAAACGGGATTTTCCTTTTGTAGCCTTTAACTGTGGCGGATTTTCAGACGAGTTAATCAACAGTGAACTCTTCGGGCATGAACGAGGCGCATTCACAGGAGCAACGGCGACCAAAATTGGCCTGCTGGAAGCAGCATCCGGTGGCACGGTTTTTCTCGATGAAATAGGAGAAATGCCACTTGCTATGCAGGTGAAGCTGCTCCATGTAATACAGGAACGGCAAATCAGGCGTGTGGGCGGTACAACCCCCATCGATCTGGACATCCGCGTTATTGCCGCTACCAACAAGGATCTGAAGCATGAGGTGGAACATGGAACCTTCCGTGAAGATTTATTTTTCCGCCTGAACGTGGTTTCCATCTCCCTGCCCCATCTTTCCGAACGACGCGAAGACATTCCGCTGCTGGTACGTCATTTCATCGAAAAATACAGCCTAGCCTTCCACAAAGAAGTTATCGGCATTCGTCCGCAGGCCATGCAAATTCTTAATAACTACAGTTACCCCGGGAACGTGCGTGAACTGGAAAATATTATTGAACGAGCCGTGGCCCTGACAGAAGGTGAAGAAATTCACGCCAGTGACTTGCCGGGAGACATGCAACAATTGGAGTTTGACACCATGGAAGGCGACGGCCTTCCTACGTTGGAAGAAATGGAGCGACGGTATGTTATCAAAGTACTTGAAAAAACAGGATATAACAAAGGCATGACGGCACAAATTCTGGCAATTCCCCGAACCACCTTATGGCGTAAACTCAAAGCCTACGGTGTTGAATAGAAGCAGAGGGATCGTGGTGAGCTACCCGCCGCAACAGCCTCTATTGCTGACTTATGCACACATAACTACAAAAATCGTTTGGACTCTGGCACGTGTACTGAATGCATCAGCCACGCACATACTATCGTGCAAAAATCAAATACATCTATTCCAAGCCGTTAAAAGAGAGAACAAAACCTTTCCGGCACTACGCATAAAAAAATATGACTTACGAGTAAAATCGTAAGTCATATTTTTTGTCTGTTTTATGTTTCCACAGCTCTTGCACGTTCTCTAATATCTGACTTTATATCATCCCGACACGTATCTCTTTAACGCTCTTCATCAAATCTTAAAAAGCAAATTTTAAAATGAAAAACGAGAGGCTAATACTTCGCAGCTTACCGCCAAATGCTATAGGCCAGATAGATTTTTATACGTTATGGAGAGCCTGCAAGTGAACAGATAGTTCGTATTATAAAAAACATTCCGGCTGCTTGGGTTCTTTACAAAGATTATTAAGCCGTTCTGAGGCATCTTTTACCGGACTGGGTTTCATTGTTCTAGCGCCTTGAGGACAACTCTTTATACATGCACAACACGTAATGCATTTTTCATGATTAATTATCGAGCTATGTTGCGAATCAATAGCACCTACAGGGCATACGTCTGCACAACTTCCGCATTGTGTGCATGTGCTATTCACAGCGATAAAATCAACACTCCATAATTCCGTACGTCCCCCATAAGGATAACTGCCAGGCACTGCTACATCGGAGAGTTGAGAGAGTGATGAAACAGCTTGCAGTTTTTCACAAATCTTACGCCCGAATTCTTCCGCATGAGTTACATCGGCTTTGTCGGGACGTCCTTCAGCTATTGGCGTATCTGAATTTGAAAATGAATGTTCACCAACGTATGCCCCGCATGCAATAGGAATACATCCACATTTTTCTACAGTATCTTTTAATTCAAGCAAGGCATCATCATAAGCACGGTTACCATAGACAACAACGCAAACCGCGGGAGTATTATCAGCTTTAATTGTCTTAAGCCATTCAGTTGCCAAAGCCGGAACTCTTCCCATGTAGACAGGAACTGCGACCACAAGCAATTCATCCTTTGCAGCTAGCAAAGACTGTTCTCTTCCGCTTGGTGTGGTTAGATCTACAAGTTCGATTGACGAAGAATCAATGCCATGAGCAATGCCATGAGCGACCGCTTTTGTTGTTTCTGTTGGTGAAAAGTATACTAATTTTACAGGATCTATTTCCATTCCATTTGCTCCATCAATTTAATTGGGAAGTTATCCCTAGCCTCTTACTGGACAAGATCTAAAACATCACGCCAATAAAGCTAAAGAACGTATCGCACAAAAAGCTCCCCCGCAATTTTTTCTACAGGGGAGCGTTTTATTCTATTCATTGCATGCGAACTACGTAATATCCTTAATCGATATTATACTGTTTCATCTTGCGGAATAAGGTTCGTCTGTCGACCTGTAAAGTACGGGCTGTATGAGATCGATGCCAATCATTCGCCTTGAGAATATCCATAATATACTGACGTTCGAAACGTGACATCGCAGTTTCAAGCGGCTCCTGAAGAACTTGCATCCCGGTCCTGTCGCTTCCGGTTATAATGCGCTCCCCACCCAAGGTGAGTGTCCCGAGATTCAGGTACTGATGCAGAGCATTCTGCATCTCCCTGATGTTACCCGGCCAATGATATGCCATAAAAGCATTAAGCACTTCTGTTGTAACCGGAGGGCGGTTATCGAGCTCTGGTAATATACGGAGAAAATGATCGATAAGCAAAGGAATGTCTTCCTTACGGTCACGCAAAGGAGGAATATAAATCGGCACAACGTGGATACGGTAATAGAAGTCACTCCGCATCTGTCCCTGTTGTACCAGCTCCATCAAATCTCTGTTTGTTGCTGCCACAATACGCGGACGCGTATGCACAAGTTCTGTGCCCCCTACCGGAATAAATCCCCCGCCTTCTATGGCACGCAACAGCTTGATCTGCCCCATAAGGCTTATCTCGCCTAATTCATCAAGAAATAGTGTACCATTATCTGCCTGCTCCAAATACCCTTTGCGGTTTGTAACAGCTCCGGTAAAGGCCCCCTTCTTATGCCCAAAAAACTCGCTTTCAAAAAGCTGCTCAGGAATGGCACCACAGTTAACCGGAACATAGTTACGATCAAATCGGGAACTATGGTCATGCACGGCGCGGGATACAAGCTCCTTACCTGTGCCGGACTCGCCGTACACAATCACGTTATCATCGGTTGCGCCAGCCTTCAGAATCATTTCATAGATGTTCTGCATCGGATCAGAATTACCAACAATGTTACCGAAGTAGTGTGCTTTCATTTTACTTTTCAGCAAACGGTTTTCTTCGCAAATGCCCAATTCCTGCATTTTGCTTTCGGTGACATCAGAAATAAACCCCTCGATGGCAAACGGGGTTCCATCATCGTCATACAGACCTACTGCCTGCTCTCGAACCCATCTGGCATCACCGGATTTTGTTTGAATACGATAGACATGTTCAAACCGAAGCTGCGCAGCTAAAGCGGCCTGTAATCGTTCGGTAAGCTCCGCCTTATCTTCTTCTACAACAACAGAGATAAAGGGTTCCCTGCCGCCTTCAGTAAAATATGTGTGAGAAAATCCGGTAATCTCATAGGTACCGACACTCATAAACAGCATGGTGCGCTGATCATCCACTTCGCTCCGGTATGCAATCCCCGGCAAATTATCCATCAGCGTATTCAGCTGGCGACGGTTTTCGATAAGCTCCTGTTTGACGAGTACGTTTTTTTCTTCAAGACGTTCACGCATCCCCTTTAAGAGTAGGTGAGTATGAACTCTGGCAACCACTTCCGCCTGATGAAACGGTTTGGTTACATAGTCTACCCCTCCAACACTGAAAGCACGGGTTTTGCACTCTGGATCCTGCATATTAGAAATAAATATTACAGGAATACTGCGGGTAGCATCCTGCTGTTGCAACTCCTCACAAACAGCAAAACCGTCCATATCCGGTAACACAATATCCAGCAGAATAAGATCCGGCCGTTGTACAACAGCATGTTCCAACGCTTTTTCACCGGTTTTTGCCACAATCAGTGCATACTTTTCTTGTAGATTGTCCACAAGAATACGAAGGTTTACCGGATTATCGTCGACAACAAGAATTAACGGCTTTGTTCTCACAGTGTTTATCCTCCTTGCCTATGCGTCTCTAAAAGAGGAAACCTGCCTGCAAGCAAGCAGATGGTCACGCGCTTTTTCATAGTCATACTGGAAGACCAATGACTCAAGGGCGACAGAGTCTTCCGGTTGTAAAAATACAGCAGTTTGAGGGAGTAATTCTTCAATTTTTACAGGATCTGCGGCTTTGAGTGCAACCGCAAGGTTCTTTGCAATGGCAAATTCAGAAGCCGTCAGCGGTTTTCCAGTTGCATCAACAACAGGCTTCTTCAAGGCTTCCTGCTTAACTGCGATCTCTTCAAGCAATGGTGTTAACTCTCGCTCGAGTGATAGAATGAGATCATCCACCCCTAACGGTGTACAGTCGCCATTTACAACGCCTTCAGCCTGCACCTCAATCTGCTTGGCAATTGCCCCGCTCTGCGCTGCACCAATATTAGAAGCTGCGCCGGAAATGGTATGTGCCATCTTCATTACACGCTCGTACTCATGATTAACGCAAGCAGCACGCAAATGCTCTATAGCTTCGGCATGTTCCTGTGCAAAAAGTTTGAGTAACGTATCGAAAGATTCCTGCGTAACCCCCAATCGCTTTGCGACCTCAGGACAAACACCATACGGCACCGATAGTGTCTGAGTCTTCTCTGAATAATCCTGCACAGAAGCCTCCACGTCTCCCTTCGAAGTTAACGCACTTGCAATAGTTGAATACAATGACTCTTTGCCAAACGGCTTGGATAGATAAAACTCCATACCGGCATCCTTAGCTCGCTGCCTGCTGCCTTTGATAGCGTGCGCAGTTAACGCAATTATAGGAGGCGCTGCCGACCCAAGCTCTTTAGTAATCAACGTTGCAGCTTCGTATCCGTCCATTTCCGGCATTTGAATATCCATAAGTACAACGTCATACATAATTTTACGTACAGCCTCCACCGCTTCACGGCCGTTGGTTACAAACGTAAGCAACCCGCCAGTCGGCTCAAGCAGCATGGTAACTATTTCCCGGTTTGTCTGTGTGTCTTCCGCAATAAGGATTCGTTTCCCTTTAAACCTGTCTTCATCCGCTATCCCCAACGGCTTCATCTCTGTATTCGCAAGCACCGAGCCATCTGCCCCGAGCATGGTACAAAGGGAACTCAGCAGCACACGCATAGTCAAAATATCTGTTACCAGATGTACGTTAGCAGGGAGTTTTGCACTCGAAAGCACCAGCTTGCCATGCTTAGCAGCCATCAGCAAAACAGGAATTGGTTCACCGTCATTGGTAAAATTAAATAGAAGTTCCGGGCGCTCTGCCAGTGGAATATTATGACCTATGCAGATAACGTTTGGCTTCACCACGCCCGACTCAAGCTTCAGCACGGCATCATCGACGCCATACGCAATTGAAGTCATCATATTAATGGCATTAAAATGAGAACGGACAACTCTACCGGACTGCTCAGACTTAGTAACTACAAGCGCCGTAATGTCGGCCAGTTCTTCCGGCAATTCCCAAATATCACAACATGACTCTTCAAGTTCAAACGGAATTGAGAAAGCAAACAGACTTCCCTGCCCCAGTTCTGACTCAACCCATATTTCTCCGCCCATGTGTTCCACAAGTTGCTTACAGATACTCAGTCCTAAGCCGGTACCACCATAACTACGTAATTCCGGAGCACTCAGCTGCTGGAACGGAATAAACAATTGTTCCATAGAACCGGACGGAACCCCGATGCCAGAGTCCTGAACAAAACACTGTAACAATATATTACTGTCGCTAGTCTGATGATAACGGAATGACAGAGAAATAGTCCCCCCGGGAGGAGTAAACTTCAATGCGTTGCTGGTAAGGTTTAACATAACCTGCTGCAACTTTCCGGAATCTCCACACAGTCTGGTAGGCACACTTGATGGAAGATCAACAATAAACTCGAGGTCCTTTGCGGCAGCCCTGCCTAGGACAAGATTGCAGACTCGTTGGACAGTGCTGTCCAGATGAAACGGCATGTTTTCTACTGCAACATGGCCTGCTTCAATTTTGGAGAAGTCCAGCAGCTCATTAATGATGTCGAGCAAGGTAAAAGAGGAATCCAAAATGTTTCTCAAGTACTTGTGTACAGGTGCAGATGCTTCGAGCATACGAACCTGCTCCGCAAATGAGATGATTCCATGCAGGGGGGTTCTAATTTCATGGCTGATACTTGCAAGGAATTGACTTTTTGCCTGTGTTGCGGCATCCGCAGCCTCTTTTGAACGCTGCAGTTCTTTGTTC contains:
- a CDS encoding sigma-54-dependent transcriptional regulator, which codes for MLRVAIVDDEEIVCKRLSLVLGREDFEVEAFIMARSFLERAVQQPFDIVFLDMRLPDQNGLEVLSRIKSLHQQTEVIIVTGHGCMETAIEAIRNGAYHYITKPVNLTEIRLLAKQVQDKISMRLENIRLRETLKGDSGLTSIIGNSPAIQKLFTLIRKVAPVDCNVLIQGGSGTGKALVARAIHQLSPKRDFPFVAFNCGGFSDELINSELFGHERGAFTGATATKIGLLEAASGGTVFLDEIGEMPLAMQVKLLHVIQERQIRRVGGTTPIDLDIRVIAATNKDLKHEVEHGTFREDLFFRLNVVSISLPHLSERREDIPLLVRHFIEKYSLAFHKEVIGIRPQAMQILNNYSYPGNVRELENIIERAVALTEGEEIHASDLPGDMQQLEFDTMEGDGLPTLEEMERRYVIKVLEKTGYNKGMTAQILAIPRTTLWRKLKAYGVE
- a CDS encoding universal stress protein; this encodes MESILVAIDGKHGAWGALSRACALAKRMDVKLNVLLVVPPVERALSRAEQQVEEDVRVRLGLNIEAAKSEGICINYFLAEGSYDNEVIEFINNNKISLLVHEIPEEDARSPERYYSTLHSIRHRVSCRVEILVPKKGV
- a CDS encoding sulfite exporter TauE/SafE family protein; its protein translation is MSLDLNLYLPIAGNSVNCLAILGLGGVVGLLSGIFGVGGGFLMTPLLIMLGIPPTVAAASDSNQIVGASTSGTFAHFKLGNVDFKMGMLLLLGGVGGGSLGVQLIKILRQLGNADFLISITYVLMLGFVGGFMFLESLQAMRKPTATKVEEAPKQESRYARAIGALPFQMDFPRSGVQLSVLMPLLLGVLVGVLAAIMGVGGGFIMVPVMVYLLRMPMHVVVGTSLFQILFTCVNVTIMQSWQNHTVDFVLALLLLLGSSIGAQVGTKVGKKLGGEQLKICLASLVLVVMVKMLYDLLARPDVLLAYMGGH
- a CDS encoding TIGR02186 family protein, whose protein sequence is MKTVTFFRLAMAAFCLFVVSAVSVPAHAETDISAIKAAPESIAMGAQYDGIDLTVHGTVPEGSDVVLRFTGPPADMHLREKGKLFGLLWMNVGKVAVKNVPNVCLVDSSRPFDQLGAAVASYRLEGLRDAVEVEKTTELPKIDVAHELILLKEQDGMYHESEGGIVFGKVVDGMQSYTAKLHIPSALSPGKYLVEAAVLRDGIIIGKNTAPVEAALVGFPKWLSSMAFDNSLLYGVLATIIAIFSGLIIGMVFQSKGAH
- a CDS encoding sensor histidine kinase; this translates as MEVKESISGSNLGRWIVQHTRLDSIKGKIFVIFIMTFLFIGGLSALHFWNLDTVKERMILSQQYDDLLNNILELRRMEKNFFIYGGRESLKESRQYIEHINKLVDSLADDLPVLVGQKVFLRFQSTLNRYNKQVELVLSGEPLTRKALRVLGKELTDSAEQFRHIKRERIHKAISRSSILPFAFLGIFLFLMILVIKIIALGLLRPLDVVKATTQQVARGDFSPIRYKGKRLEEIYALIEAFNRMAQELETNHEDLVQTRKIAAIGTLTAGVAHELNNPINNISLTAEAFGEIYGDAVDEEGQDMLRDILSQTARAADIVKNLLDFSRTERPVFAHLAPANVMDSSIALVKNQFRIAGVYLETSITDDLPPIAGNLRNLQQVFTNLLLNAVQASPQEGTVKVCVELADDQQHIRFSVKDSGPGIAPEIRQQIFEPFFSTKQVGKGTGLGLAVSFSIIKRHYGRIDVKGKEGEGAEFIVLLPCVSEQNNVFSNSLRSKA
- a CDS encoding PEP/pyruvate-binding domain-containing protein yields the protein MLRKFKDVLASWRSKKRVLPFGVHFKKFQSILERNNRILELMADMGDKSGGEYVFDRQYILDTAEQLDDMVFKLISDLSILTQSKNVELFLAFEHIRQAIQEELDGTHAPSGKSYILPLRELGHDLSEQAGGKMSNMGDIRNRLGLSTPDGFVISTRAFYDFMQQNGLLALAREGIEAWDGQDEAALEQLADTIQERIMSAPLPRSLTSQVLAALDDLARAQGIRNIRVALRSSAWGEDGDASFAGQYETVLNVPRGQIMDAYRKVIASTYSYKAWKYRLVKGFHEHEIAMAVGCQLMVESVVGGVLHTYAPHVADGVMVANAVWGLCSPVVDGDAPSDTLVLDRAAPYSLRSLSIADKQRRLVLAPGGGTEWKDIPEGLHLVPSLTLEQLEHLAQAAMSIERYYKRPQDIEWGYDASGALQILQSRPLRFWAAPLNSEPQLEDVTRNAEIVFSGKGVVAQRGVAVGKVFLVDHNTDLTTFPYGAILVSRYTSPRFSRVMHKAQGIITDVGSPTGHMATIAREYRVPTVVNTEVATSLLRSGDEITLDATQNVAYRGSICALDRFTLTEEDVFEDSYEYRLLRRVIKHTSPLNLLDPHAENFKPSACRTYHDITRYIHEKAVEYLIRLSERQEVQHLSAPKRLETKYPLGLMLIDAGEGTTCRPEVRTATPEQIASIPLQEFLKGMECADMWCMDPVSVNLGSFMSSFTRTFPTLLASPDEVGRNLAVVLKHYMNINMRLGYHFNIIDAYISDIINDNYIYFRFLGGVTEFVRRSRRAQFIATVLEHFDFRVEVHGDLVVGRLKKLSCERMSLRMRMLGSLVGYTRQLDARMHTDKDIQEHAEAFITAMKHFLGARYDGREQRKRQAFSNTDS